One part of the Dyadobacter sp. 676 genome encodes these proteins:
- a CDS encoding M61 family peptidase, which translates to MHYYVSVPDPQSRFLDITYTIPEINGDHIEIQLPAWRPGRYELQNFAKNIQFIEAISPAGHKLPLHKVTKDRWRVGTAGQNEVRIHYTYYASIQNAGSSYVDEELWYLNFVNFCMYTEGRITEPYYVELDLPEGYEIACGLPKAGKNALAARDFYQLVDSPMLASASLQKCEYEVRGVHFNIWMHGNLKPNWRRIERDFRRFSREQIAMMQEFPEKDYHFLNLILPTAFYHGVEHQNSTMIVLGPDDEGEGLYSDLLGVSSHELFHAWNIIRIRPAELLPYDFTKENYFETCFVAEGCTTYYGDLFLRRAGVFNDEAYVKELQVYMKRHFESSAHAAQSLAESSFDLWLDGYEKGIPNRKVSVYHKGALVALILDLYLRRKTNHAQSLDDVMRLLWVRFGKPFIGYTLEDYIAIAEEVAGESLEWYWEECIFSATPLEDRLNEALAFVGLQMSVFSNGNVQLNVLDDFKAQVQREKWLETAQVLTIEEEELEDEEEEE; encoded by the coding sequence ATGCATTATTACGTTTCCGTACCTGACCCGCAATCCCGTTTTCTCGACATCACCTACACCATTCCTGAAATCAACGGCGATCACATCGAAATCCAATTGCCGGCATGGCGCCCCGGGCGGTACGAATTGCAAAACTTCGCCAAAAATATTCAATTTATCGAAGCGATCTCACCCGCCGGTCACAAACTGCCCCTGCATAAGGTAACCAAAGACCGGTGGCGGGTTGGAACTGCGGGCCAAAACGAGGTACGGATACATTATACTTATTACGCCTCCATTCAAAATGCGGGCAGCAGCTACGTGGACGAGGAATTGTGGTACCTCAATTTTGTCAACTTCTGCATGTATACCGAAGGCCGGATCACCGAACCTTACTACGTCGAGCTGGATTTGCCCGAAGGTTACGAGATTGCCTGTGGATTGCCGAAGGCAGGAAAGAATGCGCTTGCGGCAAGGGACTTTTATCAACTGGTCGACAGCCCGATGCTGGCGTCGGCAAGTTTGCAAAAATGTGAATACGAAGTCCGCGGTGTGCATTTCAATATCTGGATGCACGGGAACCTGAAACCCAACTGGCGACGTATCGAGCGTGATTTCCGGCGCTTTTCGCGGGAGCAGATCGCCATGATGCAGGAGTTTCCGGAAAAGGATTACCACTTCCTGAACCTGATATTGCCAACTGCATTCTATCACGGCGTGGAGCACCAGAATTCCACGATGATCGTACTCGGCCCGGACGACGAGGGTGAAGGTCTCTACTCCGACCTCCTGGGCGTAAGCTCGCATGAGCTATTTCACGCTTGGAACATCATCCGCATTCGCCCGGCGGAGCTTTTGCCTTATGATTTCACCAAGGAAAATTATTTCGAGACCTGCTTCGTGGCCGAAGGTTGTACGACTTACTACGGCGATCTGTTCCTGAGGCGGGCCGGCGTTTTCAACGACGAGGCATATGTGAAGGAACTGCAGGTGTACATGAAGCGCCATTTCGAAAGCAGCGCCCACGCGGCACAGTCGCTCGCGGAATCGTCGTTCGATCTCTGGCTCGACGGTTATGAGAAAGGCATTCCGAACCGGAAAGTGTCGGTCTATCATAAAGGTGCGCTGGTAGCGCTTATTTTGGATCTGTATTTAAGGAGGAAAACCAACCACGCGCAGTCGCTGGATGATGTGATGCGGTTGTTGTGGGTGCGCTTCGGCAAGCCGTTTATCGGTTATACGCTCGAAGACTACATCGCGATTGCGGAAGAAGTGGCCGGCGAATCGCTGGAATGGTATTGGGAAGAATGCATTTTCAGCGCTACGCCATTGGAAGATCGCTTGAATGAGGCGCTCGCGTTTGTGGGGCTGCAAATGTCGGTTTTCAGCAATGGCAATGTGCAGCTGAATGTGCTGGATGATTTCAAGGCGCAGGTGCAGCGGGAAAAGTGGCTTGAAACCGCACAGGTGCTGACGATCGAAGAGGAAGAGTTGGAGGACGAGGAGGAGGAAGAATGA
- a CDS encoding acetyltransferase: MENPVLIFGAGDLGMQALDIFRRNNVLVYGFLDDHAELHGREFGEVSVLGNTDDPSYLNIIGSKCEAFIAIGERSVRERLVVTLNEEHKNMPVNAIHDSAVISGMASIGHGNLVAARATIGARTVIGHHCLVQTGAIIDTSVIVGDFVTIGAGAIVNDRVRLADGVFIGSGAVIVAGIEIGKNARIGAGSVVVENVPAGATYFGNPARKI, encoded by the coding sequence ATGGAAAACCCCGTACTAATTTTTGGCGCCGGCGACCTCGGGATGCAGGCCCTCGATATTTTCAGAAGAAATAATGTGCTCGTGTATGGCTTCCTCGACGACCACGCGGAGCTGCATGGCAGGGAGTTCGGCGAAGTGAGCGTGCTTGGTAATACCGACGATCCGAGCTACCTTAATATTATAGGTTCCAAATGCGAGGCATTCATCGCGATCGGCGAGCGCTCGGTACGCGAGCGACTCGTAGTAACACTGAACGAGGAGCATAAGAATATGCCCGTGAACGCGATCCACGACAGCGCGGTGATTTCGGGCATGGCGTCGATCGGGCACGGTAACCTCGTCGCGGCACGCGCCACTATCGGAGCCCGTACGGTGATCGGACATCACTGCCTGGTACAAACGGGCGCGATTATCGACACCTCCGTCATTGTGGGCGATTTCGTGACTATCGGCGCGGGCGCAATTGTAAACGACCGCGTGAGGCTGGCCGATGGCGTGTTCATCGGTTCCGGCGCGGTGATTGTGGCCGGTATTGAAATTGGCAAGAATGCACGGATCGGTGCAGGATCGGTCGTCGTAGAGAATGTTCCTGCCGGCGCCACCTATTTTGGCAATCCGGCCCGGAAAATCTGA
- a CDS encoding DUF177 domain-containing protein, whose translation MFFIKLKHITFALLLTEKVKELSKYNIDIYGLEDKQYDYDMESGDAFFEEMEQDLIEHGQFKTHVVLNKSATMIQLRFQTKGSVTLTCDRTLEPFEEPIDSDERIILKFGDHNEELTEEIEIISRNTNRINVARYIFDFIALSLPVKKLHPSLRTEEDEFDLEGDEEEGTLVYTSGGESEEGEEGEDEEKIDPRWEALKNLKK comes from the coding sequence ATGTTTTTTATTAAACTGAAACACATTACCTTTGCACTCCTTTTGACAGAAAAAGTGAAAGAGCTAAGTAAATACAACATAGACATTTACGGTTTGGAAGACAAACAGTATGACTATGATATGGAGTCTGGCGACGCTTTTTTCGAAGAAATGGAGCAGGATCTGATCGAGCACGGGCAATTTAAAACGCACGTGGTCCTGAACAAATCGGCAACGATGATCCAGCTGCGTTTTCAAACAAAAGGAAGCGTAACCCTGACTTGCGACCGCACACTGGAACCGTTCGAAGAACCGATTGATTCCGACGAACGCATCATATTGAAGTTCGGCGATCACAATGAGGAGCTGACGGAAGAGATCGAGATCATCAGCCGTAACACCAACAGGATCAACGTAGCGCGCTACATTTTCGACTTTATCGCGCTGTCGCTCCCGGTCAAAAAGCTCCACCCGAGCCTGCGGACAGAGGAAGACGAGTTCGATTTGGAGGGGGATGAGGAAGAAGGCACATTGGTGTATACTTCCGGCGGAGAATCGGAGGAAGGGGAAGAAGGTGAGGATGAAGAGAAGATCGACCCTCGCTGGGAAGCCTTGAAGAATTTGAAAAAGTAA
- the rpmF gene encoding 50S ribosomal protein L32, with translation MAHPKRRHSSTRRDSRRAHDFLTGKQLGTDATTGEIHQLHRAHVHEGNLVYRGKVVVENYTKTV, from the coding sequence ATGGCACATCCTAAGCGGAGACATTCCAGCACCCGTCGCGATTCACGCAGAGCGCACGATTTCCTTACCGGAAAGCAGTTGGGAACTGATGCTACAACCGGAGAAATCCACCAATTGCACCGTGCACACGTACACGAAGGCAACCTGGTTTACAGAGGTAAAGTTGTAGTTGAGAACTATACTAAAACGGTTTAG
- a CDS encoding beta-ketoacyl-ACP synthase III: MTHIKASITGIQGYVPDYVLTNAELETMVATNDEWIVSRTGIKERRILKGEGLGSSHMGAEAVKGLLAKTDTRPEEIDLLICATTTPDFVFPCTANLICDMVGIRNVGSFDIQAACSGFIYALTLGSQFIETGKYKKIIVVGSDKMSAIVDYTDRKTCILFGDGAGAVLLEPDTEGNGILDSIIKSDGAGYPYLNQKAGGSRYPPTHETVENRLHYVYQDGAQVFKFAVTNMADIAADIMERNGLNSDNVAWLVPHQANRRIIEATANRMGVGMDKVMMNIHKYGNTTAATIPLCLWDYESQLKKGDNLILAAFGGGFTWGAMYLKWGIGV, from the coding sequence ATGACCCATATTAAAGCCTCTATAACAGGAATACAAGGTTATGTGCCTGATTATGTTTTGACTAATGCAGAGTTGGAAACAATGGTTGCGACGAACGACGAATGGATCGTTAGCCGCACAGGCATCAAAGAAAGGCGTATTCTCAAAGGCGAAGGTTTAGGAAGTTCACATATGGGTGCGGAGGCTGTAAAAGGATTGCTCGCCAAAACCGATACACGTCCCGAAGAAATCGACCTGCTAATCTGCGCTACCACCACACCCGATTTTGTTTTCCCTTGTACGGCTAACCTCATTTGCGATATGGTCGGCATCCGCAATGTCGGAAGCTTCGATATCCAGGCGGCCTGCTCGGGTTTTATTTACGCATTGACACTCGGCTCGCAGTTTATCGAGACCGGAAAATATAAAAAAATCATTGTCGTAGGTTCGGATAAAATGTCGGCGATCGTCGACTATACCGACCGTAAAACCTGTATCCTCTTTGGCGACGGCGCAGGTGCCGTCCTGCTCGAACCGGATACGGAAGGAAACGGCATTCTGGATTCGATCATCAAATCGGACGGGGCGGGTTATCCTTACCTCAACCAGAAGGCCGGGGGAAGCCGCTATCCACCTACCCACGAAACTGTTGAAAACAGGCTGCATTATGTTTATCAGGATGGTGCGCAGGTCTTCAAATTCGCTGTAACCAATATGGCCGACATTGCCGCGGATATCATGGAGCGCAATGGCCTTAACAGCGATAATGTCGCATGGCTGGTACCTCATCAGGCCAACCGCCGCATCATCGAAGCCACCGCCAACCGCATGGGCGTCGGAATGGACAAGGTGATGATGAACATACACAAATACGGAAATACCACGGCGGCGACCATACCGCTTTGTCTGTGGGATTATGAATCACAACTTAAAAAAGGCGACAACCTGATACTGGCCGCTTTCGGCGGAGGCTTTACCTGGGGCGCGATGTACCTCAAATGGGGTATCGGCGTGTAG
- the efp gene encoding elongation factor P codes for MATTADLRNGLVIDFNHDLFQVIEFQHVKPGKGNAFVRTKLKSLTTGKVLDNTFSSGAGITPVRVERHKFQFLYKDEVGYNFMNSETFDQVLIDEKLVTNADLMKEGQEVEILINTENEAPLTCELPPFVELTVTYSEPGLKGDTANSPKKAIEVETGARIMVPLFIGEGEKIKVDTRTYEYVERVKS; via the coding sequence ATGGCAACTACTGCAGATTTGCGTAACGGTCTGGTAATCGATTTCAACCACGATCTTTTTCAGGTGATTGAATTCCAACACGTGAAGCCCGGGAAGGGAAACGCGTTCGTACGTACCAAACTGAAAAGCCTTACTACCGGTAAAGTGCTGGACAATACCTTTTCGTCCGGCGCAGGCATCACGCCCGTACGTGTGGAAAGACACAAATTCCAGTTCCTATATAAAGACGAGGTTGGCTACAACTTCATGAACTCCGAAACATTCGACCAGGTATTGATCGACGAGAAACTGGTAACCAATGCCGACCTGATGAAGGAAGGCCAGGAGGTTGAGATCCTGATCAATACGGAGAACGAGGCGCCATTGACCTGCGAACTTCCTCCTTTCGTGGAACTAACGGTAACCTACTCGGAGCCCGGATTGAAAGGCGATACCGCCAACTCTCCGAAAAAAGCGATCGAGGTGGAAACCGGTGCGCGCATTATGGTGCCGCTTTTCATCGGCGAAGGCGAAAAAATCAAAGTTGACACACGCACATACGAATACGTAGAAAGGGTTAAATCTTAA
- the accB gene encoding acetyl-CoA carboxylase biotin carboxyl carrier protein — protein METKEIQKLIDFIAQSGLDEVNIETADLKIKVKRYGTAPVVSYTPAPVAAPAPAIAPAAPAAAAPAAPAEPAVSKEPASSNLITIKSPMIGTFYRASSPETPAFVNIGDEIKPGKVVCVIEAMKLFNEIESEVSGKIVKILVENATPVEFDQPLFLVEPA, from the coding sequence ATGGAAACCAAAGAAATCCAAAAACTGATTGACTTCATTGCCCAGTCGGGACTCGATGAAGTGAATATTGAAACGGCAGATCTGAAAATCAAGGTAAAACGCTACGGAACTGCACCGGTGGTATCATACACTCCGGCACCCGTCGCGGCACCTGCGCCCGCGATCGCTCCTGCGGCTCCGGCAGCAGCTGCGCCGGCCGCCCCCGCAGAGCCAGCGGTTTCCAAAGAACCGGCGTCTTCGAACCTCATTACCATTAAGTCCCCGATGATCGGTACGTTCTACCGCGCATCGAGCCCGGAAACGCCTGCTTTCGTTAACATCGGTGATGAAATCAAACCCGGAAAAGTTGTGTGCGTGATCGAGGCGATGAAACTATTCAACGAAATCGAATCCGAAGTATCAGGTAAAATCGTTAAGATCCTGGTTGAAAACGCAACTCCGGTCGAATTCGACCAGCCATTGTTCCTGGTTGAACCAGCGTAA
- the accC gene encoding acetyl-CoA carboxylase biotin carboxylase subunit — protein sequence MFKKILIANRGEIALRVIRTCREMGIKTVAVYSTADRDSLHVRFADEAVCIGPPPSRQSYLSIQNIISAAEVTGADAIHPGYGFLSENAEFSQICADYGIKFIGATAAQINAMGDKATAKATMIAAGVPVVPGSEGLLESVEQGKELAEGIGYPVIIKATAGGGGRGMRIINKPEEFEKAWTDARTESAAAFGNDGLYLEKFVEEPRHIEIQIIGDQFGKVCHLSERDCSIQRRHQKLVEETPSPIITPELREKMGAAAIKGAQAIGYEGAGTIEFLVDKHGEFYFMEMNTRIQVEHPITEEVTDFDLIKEQIKVAAGEPISGKNYTPKLYAMECRINAEDPANGFRPAPGKITNLHFPGGHGVRIDSHVYSGYTIPPNYDSMIAKVIVSGQSREEVLTRMKRALQEFVIEGIKTTIPFHIKLMDDPGFKSGNFTTKYLESFDFSVL from the coding sequence ATGTTTAAAAAGATACTCATTGCTAACCGGGGCGAAATCGCCCTGCGTGTAATCAGGACCTGTCGTGAAATGGGCATCAAAACTGTCGCGGTATACTCGACAGCCGATCGCGACAGTCTTCACGTACGGTTTGCCGACGAGGCCGTTTGTATTGGCCCTCCGCCCAGCAGGCAATCGTACTTGAGCATCCAGAATATCATTTCGGCAGCGGAAGTAACCGGCGCGGACGCGATCCACCCGGGCTATGGTTTCTTGTCCGAAAACGCCGAATTCTCACAAATCTGCGCCGATTACGGCATCAAATTTATCGGGGCCACAGCCGCGCAAATCAATGCGATGGGCGACAAGGCCACCGCCAAAGCGACGATGATTGCCGCAGGCGTACCGGTCGTTCCCGGTTCGGAAGGCCTTCTCGAATCTGTGGAGCAAGGCAAGGAGCTGGCCGAGGGAATCGGTTATCCGGTTATTATCAAGGCGACCGCCGGCGGCGGCGGCCGTGGAATGCGGATTATCAACAAGCCCGAAGAATTCGAAAAAGCCTGGACAGACGCCCGCACAGAATCTGCCGCGGCATTCGGTAACGACGGTTTGTACCTCGAAAAATTCGTGGAAGAGCCACGCCACATCGAAATCCAGATCATCGGCGACCAATTTGGTAAAGTGTGCCACCTTTCGGAGCGCGACTGCTCGATCCAGCGCCGTCACCAGAAACTGGTAGAAGAAACACCATCCCCGATCATTACACCTGAATTGCGTGAGAAAATGGGTGCTGCGGCTATCAAAGGCGCGCAGGCGATCGGCTACGAGGGTGCGGGTACCATCGAATTCCTTGTGGACAAGCACGGTGAATTCTACTTTATGGAAATGAACACGCGTATCCAGGTAGAACACCCGATCACCGAAGAAGTTACTGATTTTGACCTCATTAAGGAGCAAATCAAAGTAGCGGCTGGCGAACCAATCTCCGGAAAAAACTACACGCCGAAGCTCTATGCTATGGAATGCCGCATTAACGCGGAAGACCCCGCAAACGGTTTCCGTCCGGCTCCCGGCAAAATCACCAACCTGCATTTCCCGGGCGGTCATGGCGTACGCATCGACAGCCACGTTTACAGCGGCTACACCATCCCGCCAAACTACGACTCGATGATTGCGAAGGTGATCGTCAGCGGCCAGTCACGCGAGGAAGTACTCACGCGCATGAAGCGTGCATTGCAGGAGTTTGTGATTGAAGGGATTAAAACTACGATCCCGTTCCATATTAAGCTGATGGATGATCCCGGGTTTAAATCGGGTAATTTCACTACGAAATATCTGGAATCGTTTGATTTTAGTGTTTTGTAA
- a CDS encoding DUF5618 family protein — protein MNHYQEITRYLDNAREILSTKAHKEGQEYKDIKYVQMASGTAYNAALMIADEYLRKKEGAKFTKPQSIDEYRIRIRKYNKTLLAYLNEAYDTLNLAGYYHGTPSVKTIKVGMDATQKMLALVA, from the coding sequence ATGAACCACTATCAGGAAATCACACGCTATCTCGATAATGCGCGGGAGATTTTGAGTACGAAGGCTCACAAAGAGGGGCAGGAGTACAAGGACATTAAATATGTTCAAATGGCGTCTGGGACGGCTTATAACGCTGCGTTAATGATTGCGGATGAATATTTGAGAAAGAAGGAAGGAGCGAAATTCACGAAGCCGCAAAGCATTGACGAATACCGGATTCGCATTCGCAAGTACAATAAGACGCTGCTTGCCTACTTGAACGAAGCGTATGACACTTTAAATCTGGCAGGCTATTACCACGGCACCCCGTCGGTTAAGACCATCAAAGTCGGGATGGATGCCACACAAAAAATGCTCGCATTGGTCGCTTAG
- a CDS encoding helix-turn-helix domain-containing protein: MGELKYKVIKTKEQYFEYCRELERLDDSGESEGKYQDEAELLMVLIEHYDAEHSIFQDEFDPVELLKSLMKDHKMKAKDIAELLNVSKGYVSEILNYKKGMSKDVIRKLAARFAMRQEAFNRPYRLEGERMMEEEEDAVAQETVLS; encoded by the coding sequence ATGGGAGAGCTGAAATATAAGGTGATTAAGACCAAAGAACAGTATTTTGAATATTGTCGTGAACTTGAAAGACTGGATGATTCCGGAGAATCCGAAGGAAAATATCAGGACGAAGCAGAACTCCTGATGGTCCTGATCGAGCATTACGATGCGGAGCATAGCATTTTCCAGGACGAGTTTGATCCCGTTGAGTTACTCAAATCACTCATGAAGGATCATAAGATGAAAGCCAAGGACATTGCCGAACTGCTGAATGTCAGTAAAGGATATGTGTCTGAAATTCTTAACTACAAAAAAGGAATGTCCAAAGATGTTATCCGCAAGCTGGCTGCGCGTTTTGCGATGAGGCAGGAGGCATTCAACCGCCCCTACCGCTTGGAGGGTGAAAGAATGATGGAGGAAGAGGAGGATGCGGTAGCGCAGGAAACCGTGCTTTCATAA
- a CDS encoding type II toxin-antitoxin system HigB family toxin — MKVHLIRKESIDGFVRDHARSASSFDEWQRKLKGANWRSPGDIRENFPTVDFLGNGCPRVVFDMVGTTIV; from the coding sequence ATGAAAGTACATCTGATTAGAAAAGAGAGCATTGACGGATTTGTTCGGGACCATGCGAGAAGTGCGTCTTCGTTTGACGAATGGCAGAGAAAGTTAAAAGGTGCCAACTGGCGATCGCCCGGGGATATCCGGGAAAATTTTCCGACAGTCGATTTCCTTGGTAACGGATGCCCTCGGGTAGTATTTGATATGGTGGGAACAACTATCGTATGA
- a CDS encoding Gfo/Idh/MocA family oxidoreductase, whose product MDKPAEVSRRSFIKNTTGVAVALSIPAIIPASAFGANDRVRVAVLGVNGRGQSHISGFNALSNVEVATLCDPDNNILQKRAQEFEQKTGKKVKTENDLRKVYEDKTIDAVSIATPNHWHALAAIWACQAGKDVYVEKPGSHNLHEGRKLVEAAHKYKRVVQHGVQLRSSEALKEAVKHLRDGLIGNVYMARGLVYKWRPDIGDKGTEPVPAGLNYDLWTGPAEMKPFSRNYVHYDWHWHWNYGNGDIGNQGIHETDMCMWGLGLESFPDKITSSGGKFLWNDAKETPEVLSSSFVYTKEKKLIEFEVRPWMTNDEGGVGIGNIFYGSEGYMVVKGYDYYETFLGKEKKPGPSRKAGGDHYKNFIDAVVAKDPKLLNGPVETAHLSSGLAHLGNIAYRVGRALTFDNKTEKFVGDDEANKLLTRKYRSPYALPQVV is encoded by the coding sequence ATGGACAAACCAGCCGAAGTATCGAGAAGAAGCTTTATTAAAAACACGACGGGAGTTGCGGTAGCGCTCTCCATTCCTGCGATCATCCCCGCGAGCGCATTCGGCGCGAACGACCGTGTGCGCGTAGCCGTGCTGGGCGTGAACGGGCGCGGGCAGAGCCATATTTCGGGCTTCAATGCCCTGAGCAATGTGGAAGTAGCCACGCTGTGCGACCCCGATAACAACATTCTGCAGAAACGTGCGCAGGAATTCGAGCAGAAGACGGGCAAGAAGGTCAAAACCGAGAATGATCTCCGTAAGGTTTATGAAGACAAAACCATCGACGCCGTAAGCATCGCGACGCCCAATCACTGGCACGCGCTGGCGGCAATCTGGGCCTGTCAGGCAGGCAAGGACGTGTATGTCGAAAAGCCCGGGTCGCATAACCTCCACGAAGGCCGGAAGCTCGTGGAGGCCGCTCACAAATACAAAAGAGTAGTGCAGCACGGCGTGCAGCTCCGCAGCTCGGAGGCATTGAAAGAGGCGGTGAAGCACCTTCGCGACGGACTGATCGGAAACGTTTACATGGCCCGAGGCCTGGTCTACAAATGGCGCCCCGACATCGGCGATAAGGGCACCGAACCCGTTCCTGCGGGTTTGAATTACGATCTCTGGACAGGCCCGGCCGAAATGAAGCCATTCTCGCGTAATTACGTGCATTACGACTGGCATTGGCACTGGAACTATGGCAACGGCGACATCGGCAACCAGGGTATCCACGAAACGGATATGTGTATGTGGGGCCTCGGCCTCGAAAGCTTCCCCGACAAGATCACGTCCTCGGGCGGAAAATTCCTATGGAACGACGCCAAGGAAACCCCGGAAGTGCTGAGCTCTTCATTTGTGTATACTAAAGAAAAGAAGCTGATCGAGTTCGAAGTACGGCCCTGGATGACGAACGACGAAGGCGGCGTAGGCATTGGAAATATCTTCTATGGCTCGGAAGGCTATATGGTCGTGAAAGGGTACGACTACTATGAGACTTTCCTCGGCAAAGAGAAGAAACCCGGCCCCTCCCGAAAAGCGGGCGGTGACCATTATAAGAACTTCATCGACGCCGTGGTTGCCAAAGATCCAAAGCTGCTCAACGGTCCGGTGGAAACGGCGCATTTATCGTCCGGTCTGGCACATTTGGGCAATATCGCCTACCGCGTCGGCCGTGCGCTTACTTTTGATAACAAGACAGAAAAATTTGTGGGGGATGATGAGGCTAACAAGCTGCTGACGAGGAAATATCGCTCGCCTTATGCGCTGCCGCAGGTTGTTTAA
- a CDS encoding Nramp family divalent metal transporter, whose amino-acid sequence MSKILTPPTSFLGRLKYLGPGFILSAAIVGSGELIATTALGAKAGFVMFWLIILSCLVKVALQLEFGKNAIYTGTFIMHNFNNLPGPRFGKAHWSIWLWLSLQGLKLLQVGGIVGGVAIVLHMAFPLVSVNFWAIISVLITSFWVYKGNYGPVEKGSLVMIVLFTAVILISVISLQWTPYAIRWAQFESGLQFSLPTALVATAFGAFGITGVGGDEIMYYNYWCIEKGYAAYTGPNDGSKEWSERAKGWFRVMYLDAVLSMIVYTIVTAAFYLLGAAVLHTGGAVPEGYQMIDVLSRIFTETLGPWAKNIFLIGAFFVLYSTLFTATASWARVWGDAFGQLGWMKFGSEQEQKRSIGIMSWVLPIVWCLLFLFFQAPVMMVILGGIATSVLLLLVVYVSLVFRYRNLPAALKPSTLYDVFFWISVLSILFVSGYGIVQII is encoded by the coding sequence ATGTCCAAAATCCTAACCCCGCCTACCTCCTTCCTGGGCAGGCTCAAATACCTCGGTCCCGGTTTTATACTCTCTGCAGCCATCGTAGGTTCCGGAGAACTCATCGCCACTACCGCATTAGGCGCTAAAGCCGGATTCGTGATGTTCTGGCTGATCATTCTTAGTTGCCTTGTCAAGGTCGCGTTACAGTTGGAATTCGGCAAGAATGCGATCTATACCGGCACATTCATCATGCATAACTTCAACAACCTGCCCGGGCCCAGGTTTGGGAAGGCACACTGGAGTATCTGGCTCTGGCTTTCGTTGCAGGGGTTAAAATTGCTGCAAGTGGGCGGCATTGTGGGAGGTGTTGCCATTGTGCTGCATATGGCGTTCCCGCTCGTTTCCGTCAATTTCTGGGCGATCATTTCTGTGTTGATCACATCTTTTTGGGTGTATAAGGGCAACTACGGTCCGGTCGAGAAAGGCTCGCTGGTGATGATCGTACTTTTCACGGCCGTCATTTTAATATCGGTTATATCCCTCCAGTGGACGCCGTACGCCATCCGGTGGGCACAGTTTGAAAGCGGCCTGCAATTTTCGCTGCCCACCGCATTGGTCGCAACGGCCTTCGGGGCATTCGGTATAACGGGTGTCGGAGGCGACGAGATCATGTACTACAATTACTGGTGCATCGAAAAAGGTTACGCCGCCTACACCGGTCCGAACGACGGCTCGAAAGAATGGTCCGAGCGGGCGAAAGGCTGGTTCCGGGTGATGTACCTCGATGCGGTGCTGTCTATGATCGTGTATACTATTGTGACGGCGGCATTTTACCTTCTGGGAGCTGCCGTGTTGCATACCGGTGGTGCCGTACCGGAAGGCTATCAGATGATCGACGTTCTTTCCCGCATTTTCACGGAAACGCTGGGCCCTTGGGCAAAAAATATATTTCTGATCGGCGCATTCTTTGTGCTTTATTCTACATTATTCACAGCTACCGCCAGTTGGGCGAGGGTTTGGGGCGATGCATTCGGGCAGCTTGGCTGGATGAAGTTCGGCTCCGAACAGGAACAAAAGCGGAGCATCGGCATTATGTCGTGGGTTCTTCCCATCGTCTGGTGCCTTCTGTTTCTTTTTTTCCAGGCGCCGGTGATGATGGTCATACTGGGCGGCATTGCCACGTCGGTGCTGTTGTTGCTGGTGGTGTACGTGTCGCTGGTATTCCGTTACCGCAACTTACCGGCTGCTTTGAAACCTTCGACCCTATATGACGTATTTTTCTGGATAAGCGTGCTGTCGATCCTGTTTGTGAGCGGGTATGGGATTGTTCAAATTATTTAG